Proteins encoded by one window of Lutibacter sp. A64:
- the eno gene encoding phosphopyruvate hydratase, whose amino-acid sequence MSIILSVHARQIFDSRGNPTVEVDVVTENGVLGRAAVPSGASTGEHEAMELRDGGKDYMGKGVLKAVKNVNEIIAEELIGTSIFEQNFIDQTMIELDGTKNKSKLGANAILGVSLAVAKAAANELEMPLYRYVGGVSANTLPVPMMNIINGGSHSDAPIAFQEFMIMPVAAKNFTEAIKMGSEIFHNLKGLIHDRGLSTAVGDEGGFAPTFDGTEDAIETVLKAIENAGYKPGEEVKLALDCASAEFFIDGKYDYTKFEGDKGVVRTSKEQAEYLAELASKYPIISIEDGMDENDWDGTKYLTELIGDKVQLVGDDLFVTNVERLAKGIENGIANSILIKVNQIGTLTETIAAVNMAHNAGYTSVMSHRSGETEDNTIADLAVALNCGQIKTGSASRSDRMAKYNQLLRIEEELGSVAYYPQAKAFKVL is encoded by the coding sequence ATGAGTATAATTTTAAGTGTTCATGCACGTCAAATATTTGATTCAAGAGGAAATCCAACTGTAGAAGTTGATGTAGTAACAGAAAATGGTGTTTTAGGTAGAGCAGCAGTTCCATCAGGAGCTTCTACTGGAGAACATGAAGCTATGGAATTAAGAGATGGTGGAAAAGATTATATGGGTAAAGGAGTTCTTAAAGCTGTAAAAAATGTAAATGAAATTATTGCAGAAGAACTTATTGGTACTTCTATCTTTGAACAAAATTTCATCGATCAAACAATGATTGAATTAGATGGAACAAAAAACAAATCTAAATTAGGAGCAAACGCTATTTTAGGTGTTTCTTTAGCAGTTGCAAAAGCAGCAGCTAACGAATTAGAAATGCCTTTATATAGATACGTTGGAGGTGTTAGCGCAAATACATTACCAGTTCCAATGATGAACATCATTAATGGTGGTTCTCACTCAGATGCACCTATTGCATTTCAAGAGTTTATGATTATGCCTGTTGCAGCTAAAAACTTTACAGAAGCAATTAAAATGGGAAGTGAAATTTTCCATAACCTTAAAGGTTTAATTCACGACCGTGGTTTAAGTACTGCTGTAGGTGATGAAGGTGGATTTGCTCCAACTTTTGATGGAACAGAAGATGCAATTGAAACTGTATTAAAAGCAATTGAAAATGCAGGTTATAAACCAGGAGAAGAAGTTAAATTAGCTTTAGACTGTGCTTCTGCAGAATTCTTTATTGATGGAAAATACGATTACACTAAATTCGAAGGAGATAAAGGTGTTGTTAGAACTTCAAAAGAACAAGCTGAATATTTAGCTGAATTAGCGTCTAAATATCCTATTATTTCTATTGAAGATGGTATGGATGAAAATGACTGGGATGGTACTAAATATTTAACTGAATTAATTGGAGATAAAGTTCAATTAGTAGGAGATGATTTATTTGTTACTAATGTAGAGCGTTTAGCTAAAGGTATTGAAAATGGTATTGCTAACTCAATTTTAATTAAAGTTAATCAAATTGGTACTTTAACTGAAACTATAGCAGCTGTAAATATGGCTCACAATGCAGGTTATACTTCTGTAATGTCTCACCGTTCTGGAGAAACTGAAGATAATACAATTGCAGATTTAGCTGTAGCTTTAAACTGTGGTCAAATTAAAACTGGTTCTGCTTCTCGTTCAGATAGAATGGCAAAATACAACCAATTGTTAAGAATTGAAGAAGAATTAGGAAGTGTTGCTTACTATCCACAAGCAAAAGCTTTTAAAGTTCTTTAA
- a CDS encoding head GIN domain-containing protein — translation MKPLIKLTVMLLLLISTTSCFIDGFSGIRGNRNVVFEDRTINSNFNEIKVQQGIQLFITQDNTTEIKVEADENIIELLITEVKDNQLKIYFEKNVYKAKAKNVYLTTAAIDKIKASSGASVKSENTIQTLSLSLDASSGSSIKAFVNADTVSTETSSGATIKLEGKSKTFSGEASSGSSIDADKLITVDAYAQASSGANINVNVSGKLTAKASSGGDIDYEGSPTNIDKNTSSGGSVSGS, via the coding sequence ATGAAACCATTAATCAAACTAACAGTAATGCTACTTCTTTTAATTTCAACAACATCGTGTTTTATAGATGGATTTTCAGGAATTAGAGGCAATAGAAATGTAGTTTTTGAAGACAGAACTATTAATTCCAATTTTAATGAAATTAAAGTACAACAAGGTATTCAATTATTTATTACACAAGATAATACTACTGAAATAAAAGTAGAAGCCGATGAAAATATTATAGAATTATTAATAACAGAAGTAAAAGATAATCAACTTAAAATATATTTCGAAAAAAATGTCTACAAAGCAAAAGCTAAAAATGTTTATTTAACAACTGCAGCTATTGATAAAATTAAAGCATCAAGCGGTGCTTCAGTTAAATCTGAAAACACCATTCAAACTCTATCTTTAAGTTTAGATGCTAGTAGCGGAAGTTCAATTAAAGCATTTGTAAATGCCGACACTGTTTCAACTGAAACTTCAAGTGGAGCAACAATTAAACTTGAAGGTAAATCTAAAACTTTCTCTGGCGAAGCAAGTAGCGGTAGTTCTATAGATGCAGATAAATTAATAACAGTTGATGCTTATGCACAAGCTAGCAGTGGTGCAAATATTAATGTAAATGTATCTGGAAAATTAACTGCAAAAGCAAGCAGCGGTGGTGACATTGATTATGAAGGAAGTCCTACCAATATAGACAAAAACACCTCTTCTGGAGGTAGTGTATCAGGAAGCTAA
- a CDS encoding RrF2 family transcriptional regulator, translated as MLSMKTKYGLKALSYLSKQEINVPVLISDISESESISKKFLESILLTLKKNGILASKKGKGGGYYLLKKPNEIKISTIIRILEGPIAMLPCVSLNYYEKCDDCTSEESCSLNRLMVQVRDSTLKILENKTLEDFHCGS; from the coding sequence ATGCTTTCAATGAAAACAAAATATGGCTTAAAAGCTTTAAGCTACCTTTCTAAACAAGAAATTAATGTGCCAGTTTTAATTTCAGATATCTCTGAGTCTGAGAGTATTTCTAAAAAATTTTTAGAAAGTATTTTATTAACACTTAAAAAAAATGGAATTCTAGCTTCAAAAAAGGGAAAAGGTGGAGGCTATTATTTATTAAAAAAACCAAATGAAATTAAAATTTCTACCATTATTAGAATTTTAGAAGGTCCAATTGCTATGTTGCCATGCGTAAGTTTAAATTACTACGAAAAATGTGATGATTGTACAAGCGAAGAGAGTTGTAGCTTAAACAGACTTATGGTTCAAGTTAGGGATAGTACTTTAAAAATTCTTGAAAATAAAACTCTGGAAGATTTTCACTGTGGCTCTTAA
- the ctlX gene encoding citrulline utilization hydrolase CtlX, whose product MKQITNSILMIRPVSFRMNEQTAVNNYYQKLLENITPEKLQSNALQEFDNFVKKLQFIGVDVIVVNDTKDNDTPDSIFPNNWVSFHQNGDVGVYPMFAENRRLERREEVFDILEEKGFVINNIMDYTSAEDEEVFLEGTGSLLLDRINKKAYCALSPRADEDLFIEFCEDFEYTPVPFIANQTIDGNRLPIYHTNVMMALAESFAIICLESIDDKKERKNVLKHLKDDGKEVIAITEAQVNNFAGNMLQVCGSSNTKFMVMSTSAYNCLTKNQIDSIEKYCKILHSPLNTIEACGGGSARCMMAEVFLPKN is encoded by the coding sequence ATGAAACAAATAACAAATTCAATTTTAATGATTCGTCCTGTTTCATTTAGAATGAATGAACAGACTGCTGTAAATAATTACTATCAAAAATTACTTGAAAATATAACACCAGAAAAACTTCAATCAAATGCATTGCAAGAATTTGATAATTTTGTGAAAAAGTTACAATTTATAGGAGTAGATGTTATAGTAGTAAATGATACGAAAGATAATGACACGCCAGATTCAATTTTTCCAAATAATTGGGTGTCTTTTCATCAAAATGGAGATGTTGGTGTCTATCCAATGTTTGCCGAAAATAGACGTTTAGAAAGAAGAGAAGAAGTTTTTGATATTCTTGAAGAAAAAGGATTTGTAATTAATAATATTATGGATTATACTTCAGCAGAAGATGAAGAAGTCTTTTTAGAAGGTACAGGAAGTCTGTTATTGGATAGAATAAATAAAAAGGCATATTGTGCTTTGTCACCAAGAGCAGATGAAGATTTATTTATTGAATTTTGTGAAGATTTTGAATATACACCTGTTCCTTTTATTGCTAACCAAACTATAGATGGCAATCGGCTACCAATTTACCATACAAATGTAATGATGGCTTTGGCTGAATCTTTTGCTATTATTTGTCTAGAAAGTATTGACGATAAAAAAGAGCGTAAAAATGTTTTAAAACATTTAAAAGATGATGGTAAAGAAGTAATTGCAATTACAGAAGCTCAGGTTAATAATTTTGCAGGTAATATGTTACAAGTTTGTGGAAGTAGTAATACCAAATTTATGGTAATGTCAACTTCAGCTTATAATTGTTTGACTAAAAATCAAATAGATAGTATTGAAAAATACTGTAAAATATTACACAGTCCTTTAAATACAATTGAGGCTTGTGGTGGTGGAAGTGCTCGTTGTATGATGGCAGAAGTCTTTCTTCCTAAAAATTAA
- the rplQ gene encoding 50S ribosomal protein L17, which yields MRHGKKFNHLGRQTAHRKAMFANMACSLIEHKRINTTVAKAKALRQFVEPLITKSKEDTTHNRRVVFSYLRSKFAVTELFKEISVKVADRPGGYLRIIKLGNRQGDNAPMAMIEFVDYNTIYNPNAKAKKKTTRRGRSKKVENAAVETTEETKNDN from the coding sequence ATGAGACACGGAAAGAAATTTAACCACTTAGGAAGACAAACAGCACATAGAAAAGCGATGTTTGCTAATATGGCTTGTTCTTTAATAGAACACAAGCGTATTAATACTACTGTTGCTAAAGCTAAAGCTTTAAGACAATTTGTAGAGCCTCTAATCACAAAATCTAAAGAAGATACTACGCATAATCGTAGAGTTGTATTTAGTTATTTAAGAAGTAAATTTGCAGTTACAGAATTATTTAAAGAAATATCTGTAAAAGTTGCAGATAGACCAGGAGGTTATTTACGTATTATAAAATTAGGTAACCGTCAAGGTGATAATGCTCCAATGGCAATGATAGAATTTGTTGATTATAATACTATTTACAATCCAAATGCTAAAGCTAAAAAGAAAACTACTCGTAGAGGAAGATCTAAAAAAGTTGAAAATGCAGCTGTTGAAACTACAGAGGAAACAAAAAATGATAATTAA
- the carA gene encoding glutamine-hydrolyzing carbamoyl-phosphate synthase small subunit, with protein sequence MKYKQQKKAILLLADGTVFEGKSIGKDGTAFGEICFNTGMTGYQEVFTDPSYFGQLMLTTNAHIGNYGVNADEVESDSIKISGLVCKNFSFNYSRANADGTLENYFEKENLMAISDIDTRAVVSYIRDKGAMNAVISTNLDIEALKEQLISVPDMKGLELASKVSTKEAYFYGDENAPYKISALDLGIKKNILRNLSKRGCYIKVFPYNATFEEMAAFNPDGYFLSNGPGDPTPLKEAQEVANEIIKQNLPLFGICLGHQIIALANGINIYKMHNGHRGINHPVKNVLTGKGEITSQNHGFVVSKEDVEEHKDFEITHLHLNDNTLAGMKMKNKNCFSVQYHPEASPGPHDSSYLFDQFIENIQSHKK encoded by the coding sequence ATGAAATATAAACAACAAAAAAAAGCAATCTTATTATTAGCTGACGGAACTGTTTTTGAAGGTAAATCTATAGGAAAAGACGGGACTGCTTTCGGTGAAATTTGTTTTAATACTGGAATGACAGGGTATCAAGAAGTATTTACGGATCCTTCTTATTTTGGACAGTTAATGTTAACTACTAATGCTCATATTGGAAATTATGGGGTAAATGCGGATGAAGTAGAATCTGATTCAATAAAAATTTCAGGATTAGTATGTAAAAACTTTAGCTTCAACTATTCTAGAGCTAATGCAGATGGTACTCTTGAAAATTATTTCGAAAAAGAAAATTTAATGGCTATTTCAGACATTGATACACGTGCTGTTGTTAGTTATATTAGAGATAAAGGAGCAATGAATGCCGTAATATCTACAAATCTTGATATTGAAGCTTTAAAAGAGCAATTAATTAGTGTTCCAGATATGAAAGGTCTTGAGTTGGCTTCTAAGGTTTCTACAAAAGAAGCTTATTTTTATGGAGATGAAAATGCACCTTATAAAATTTCAGCTTTAGACTTAGGTATTAAAAAAAATATTTTAAGAAATTTATCTAAACGAGGATGCTATATAAAAGTGTTTCCATACAATGCCACCTTTGAAGAAATGGCAGCTTTTAACCCAGATGGTTATTTTTTATCTAACGGACCTGGAGATCCAACGCCACTTAAAGAAGCTCAAGAGGTAGCAAATGAAATAATTAAACAAAACTTACCTTTATTTGGTATTTGCTTAGGTCATCAAATTATTGCATTGGCTAATGGAATTAATATTTATAAAATGCATAATGGTCATAGAGGTATTAATCACCCAGTTAAAAATGTGTTAACAGGTAAAGGAGAAATAACGTCTCAAAACCACGGGTTTGTTGTAAGTAAAGAAGATGTTGAAGAACATAAAGATTTTGAAATAACACATTTGCATTTAAATGACAATACTTTAGCTGGAATGAAAATGAAAAATAAAAATTGTTTTTCAGTTCAATACCATCCAGAAGCAAGTCCAGGTCCTCATGATTCATCATATCTTTTTGATCAATTTATAGAGAATATACAATCACATAAGAAATAA
- a CDS encoding PadR family transcriptional regulator translates to MKIENTKAQMRKGVLEFCILSILQHGDAYTSEILSQLKDAKLLVVEGTIYPLLTRLKNAGLLSYRWEESTSGPPRKYYALTETGKLFLTELNTTWSALVEAVNLVTTNKPT, encoded by the coding sequence ATGAAGATAGAAAACACAAAAGCACAAATGCGAAAAGGGGTTTTAGAATTCTGTATCTTATCCATATTACAACATGGAGATGCGTATACTTCTGAAATTTTATCGCAACTAAAAGATGCTAAACTACTAGTGGTTGAGGGTACAATTTACCCTTTATTAACTAGATTAAAAAATGCTGGTTTACTCAGCTATCGTTGGGAAGAATCAACATCTGGACCACCAAGAAAATATTATGCATTAACCGAAACAGGAAAATTATTTTTAACCGAATTAAATACTACTTGGAGCGCTCTTGTAGAAGCCGTTAACTTAGTAACTACCAATAAACCAACTTAA
- a CDS encoding citrate synthase, producing the protein MAEKAILEVGGKKYEFPILEGTENELAIDISTLRSVTGGVTTIDNGFKNTSSCESAITFLDGEKGILRYRGYSIEELAEKSDFLEVAYLLIFGELPTKEQNDKFHRDIQKNSLVDTDVQKILDGFPKSAHPMGVVSALTSALTAFNPKSVNVDSEEEMYNAIVKILGKLPVLAAWAYRKEEGLPLEYGDSSLGYVENFLKMMFDLPNETYKSNPVIVNALDKLLILHADHEQNCSTSTVRIAGSSHAGLFASISAGISALWGRLHGGANQAVIEMLEEIKADGGDYQKYIEKAKDKNDPFRLMGFGHRVYKNFDPRANIIKVAADEVLADLGIDDPVLDIARGLAKVALEDDYFKSRNLYPNVDFYSGIIYRALGIPIPMFTVMFALGRLPGWIAQWREMRLRKEPIGRPRQLYIGSTLRPFVPEDER; encoded by the coding sequence ATGGCAGAAAAAGCAATATTAGAAGTAGGGGGTAAAAAATATGAGTTTCCAATATTGGAGGGAACAGAAAATGAACTTGCCATTGATATTTCAACACTAAGAAGTGTAACTGGAGGAGTTACTACTATTGACAATGGATTTAAAAATACAAGTTCTTGCGAAAGTGCTATTACTTTTTTAGATGGTGAAAAAGGAATTTTACGTTATAGAGGATATTCTATTGAAGAGTTAGCTGAAAAATCAGACTTTTTAGAGGTAGCATATTTGTTAATTTTTGGAGAATTACCTACAAAAGAACAAAATGATAAATTTCACAGAGATATACAAAAAAATTCTTTGGTAGATACAGATGTCCAAAAGATTTTAGATGGATTCCCTAAATCTGCACACCCAATGGGGGTAGTTTCTGCTTTAACTAGTGCATTAACCGCTTTTAATCCAAAAAGTGTAAATGTAGATTCTGAAGAAGAAATGTATAATGCTATAGTTAAAATTTTAGGAAAATTACCTGTTTTAGCTGCTTGGGCTTATAGAAAAGAAGAAGGTTTACCTCTAGAATATGGTGACAGTTCTTTAGGATATGTAGAAAACTTTCTGAAAATGATGTTTGATTTACCAAATGAAACCTATAAATCAAACCCTGTAATAGTAAATGCTTTAGATAAATTATTAATATTACATGCCGATCACGAACAAAACTGTTCAACATCAACAGTTAGAATAGCAGGTTCATCTCACGCAGGTTTATTTGCTTCTATTTCAGCGGGTATTTCAGCTTTATGGGGTAGATTACACGGAGGTGCAAACCAAGCTGTAATTGAAATGTTAGAAGAAATTAAAGCTGATGGAGGTGATTATCAAAAATATATTGAGAAAGCTAAAGATAAAAATGATCCATTTAGATTAATGGGATTTGGACATAGAGTTTATAAAAACTTTGATCCACGTGCAAATATTATAAAAGTGGCTGCAGACGAAGTTTTAGCAGATTTAGGTATTGATGATCCAGTATTAGATATTGCAAGAGGTTTAGCTAAAGTTGCTTTAGAAGACGATTATTTTAAATCTCGTAATTTATATCCTAATGTAGATTTCTATTCAGGTATCATATACAGAGCATTAGGAATTCCAATTCCAATGTTTACAGTTATGTTTGCATTAGGTCGTTTACCAGGGTGGATTGCACAATGGAGAGAAATGCGTTTAAGAAAAGAACCTATTGGTAGACCAAGACAATTATATATTGGTTCTACATTACGACCGTTTGTTCCTGAAGATGAAAGATAA
- a CDS encoding PspC domain-containing protein: protein MNKTININLGGIFFHIDELAYQKLKLYLDAIRRSLSDDPQGRDEILNDIEHRIGELLSERIKDVRQVVNENDIDEITKIMGKPEDYLVDEEIFEDMPNYKSRATSKKLFRDADDKFLGGVCSGLAHYFGMDSIWMRVIWLILIFGFGIGFLIYPLLWILIPLAETTAEKLQMKGEPVNISNIEKKIREEFEEVSTRVKDGVNDVTEKVKNSEFKKKVSNKTKSGLQEILDTLGSILITFFKILGKFIGAILILIASVILILLILGALSLGSFQILDFGDDFIIQQPFFYDAALPTWLLIAFTFIAIAIPFVVLFMMGLKILSNNIKSFNSTTKLSLLGIWIIALLGIAFSGINYAAQTAYDGVFNQTEELPITVTDTLKVKIIGDENLSTRNELRRRYSYETVYDNDIKKLYSNGIYVDIKTTDKSNAFVKIRKESSGKNRQNANLNAETIEYQFNLTNQYLLLNGYFLTDFKNMAKEQSVAITVYIPINTIIYLDSSTRTFLNDVDNVQNIYDRDMPKHYYKMTENGLECLDCNADIFGSGYKKENENFKLNIDSNGVEIKVNDGNNKAEIKINENGVKIK, encoded by the coding sequence ATGAACAAAACAATTAATATAAATTTAGGAGGTATTTTCTTTCACATTGATGAATTAGCCTATCAAAAGTTAAAACTTTATTTAGACGCTATTAGAAGATCTTTAAGTGATGATCCACAAGGTAGAGATGAAATTTTAAATGACATTGAACATAGAATTGGCGAGTTACTTTCTGAAAGAATTAAAGATGTACGTCAAGTTGTTAATGAAAACGACATAGATGAAATAACTAAAATAATGGGGAAACCTGAAGATTATTTAGTTGATGAAGAAATATTTGAAGACATGCCTAACTACAAATCTAGAGCAACATCAAAAAAATTATTTAGAGATGCTGATGATAAATTTCTTGGTGGTGTTTGTTCTGGTTTAGCACATTATTTTGGAATGGATTCCATTTGGATGCGTGTTATTTGGTTAATACTAATATTTGGTTTTGGTATAGGATTTTTAATATACCCTTTACTTTGGATATTAATTCCACTTGCTGAAACAACTGCCGAAAAATTACAAATGAAAGGTGAACCTGTTAACATAAGTAATATTGAAAAAAAAATTAGAGAAGAATTTGAAGAAGTTTCCACACGTGTAAAAGATGGTGTAAATGATGTTACTGAAAAAGTAAAAAATTCTGAATTTAAAAAAAAAGTAAGTAATAAAACAAAATCTGGCTTACAAGAAATTTTAGACACTTTAGGTTCAATTTTAATAACATTCTTTAAAATTTTAGGGAAATTCATTGGAGCAATTTTAATACTTATTGCATCAGTAATTCTAATACTACTAATTTTAGGAGCTTTATCTTTAGGAAGCTTTCAAATATTAGATTTTGGTGATGATTTTATAATTCAGCAACCATTCTTTTATGACGCTGCCTTACCAACTTGGTTACTAATAGCGTTCACTTTTATTGCTATAGCTATTCCTTTTGTAGTGCTATTTATGATGGGTTTAAAAATTCTTTCTAACAATATAAAGTCTTTTAATTCAACCACAAAACTATCATTATTAGGTATTTGGATTATTGCACTGCTAGGAATAGCTTTTTCAGGAATTAACTATGCTGCGCAAACTGCTTATGATGGTGTTTTTAACCAAACCGAAGAATTACCAATTACTGTAACGGATACACTAAAAGTAAAAATAATTGGAGATGAAAACCTCTCTACCAGAAACGAGCTTAGAAGACGTTATTCTTATGAAACTGTGTATGATAACGACATTAAAAAATTATATTCTAACGGAATTTATGTTGATATAAAAACAACTGATAAATCAAATGCTTTTGTTAAAATTAGAAAAGAATCTTCTGGTAAAAATAGACAAAATGCAAATTTAAATGCAGAAACCATTGAATATCAATTTAATTTAACCAATCAATATTTATTATTAAATGGTTACTTTTTAACTGATTTTAAAAATATGGCTAAAGAACAATCAGTGGCAATAACTGTTTACATTCCAATAAATACAATTATTTATTTAGACAGTTCTACGCGTACCTTTTTAAACGATGTTGATAATGTTCAGAATATATATGATAGAGATATGCCAAAACATTATTATAAAATGACAGAAAATGGTTTAGAGTGTTTAGATTGTAATGCAGATATTTTTGGCAGTGGTTATAAAAAAGAAAATGAAAACTTTAAATTAAATATAGATAGTAATGGTGTTGAAATTAAAGTAAATGATGGCAATAACAAAGCCGAAATTAAGATTAATGAAAACGGTGTAAAAATTAAATAA
- a CDS encoding DUF4870 domain-containing protein, with amino-acid sequence MITQNDKNYSAITHLSGFTGWFFPFGNIIAPLVLWSAKKNESSYIDVHGKSAVNFQLSLIVYGFLLALLIVPIAIFTLGLGLIAIVLALIPAIILKFILIISASIRASNGEQYQYPFTIEFIK; translated from the coding sequence ATGATAACTCAAAATGATAAAAATTATAGTGCAATAACACATTTAAGCGGTTTTACTGGATGGTTTTTTCCTTTTGGGAATATTATTGCACCACTTGTTTTATGGTCTGCTAAAAAAAATGAAAGCTCTTATATTGATGTACACGGTAAATCGGCTGTAAATTTTCAACTTAGCTTAATTGTATATGGTTTTTTATTAGCATTATTAATAGTACCTATTGCCATTTTTACTTTAGGACTGGGATTAATTGCTATTGTTTTAGCTTTAATACCTGCTATAATTTTAAAATTTATTTTAATTATTTCAGCAAGTATAAGAGCCAGTAATGGAGAACAATACCAATACCCTTTTACCATAGAATTTATAAAATAA
- a CDS encoding dimethylarginine dimethylaminohydrolase family protein, with product MIKLNVQDETSRLRAVILGTAKSCGETPKIEDAYDPKSIEHIKAGTYPLEKDMVMEMEALNAVFEKYNVKVFRPNIIKNYNQIFSRDIAFVIDDKLIKSNILPDREKEIEAINYVLDTINPENIITTSDDVHFEGGDVMLWKNYIFIGTYTGADYADIITARTNMKGVNFIKELFPNKIVKAFELVKSNTNAKKNALHLDCCFQPVGKDKAIIHKEGFKNEEDYNFLVKLFGKENLFEISADEMYQMFSNVFSISNEVVVSEKNFFRLNSWLRAQGFIVEEVPYAEISKQEGLLRCSTMPLIRDRVNKQQAFKLLKTN from the coding sequence ATGATAAAATTAAATGTTCAGGATGAAACCTCCCGTCTTAGAGCCGTTATATTAGGTACAGCAAAGTCTTGTGGAGAAACCCCTAAAATTGAAGATGCTTACGACCCAAAATCTATAGAACATATTAAAGCAGGAACCTATCCTTTAGAAAAAGATATGGTTATGGAAATGGAAGCTTTAAATGCAGTTTTTGAGAAATATAATGTTAAAGTATTTCGACCAAATATTATAAAAAATTACAACCAAATATTTTCTAGGGATATTGCTTTTGTTATTGATGACAAGTTAATTAAATCTAATATTTTACCAGATAGAGAAAAGGAAATTGAAGCAATAAATTATGTATTAGATACTATTAATCCTGAAAATATTATAACAACATCAGATGATGTTCATTTTGAAGGTGGAGATGTTATGCTTTGGAAGAATTATATATTTATTGGAACGTATACCGGGGCAGATTATGCAGATATAATTACGGCGAGAACAAATATGAAAGGAGTTAATTTTATTAAAGAATTATTTCCTAATAAAATAGTAAAAGCTTTTGAATTGGTAAAATCTAATACCAATGCTAAAAAAAATGCACTTCATTTAGATTGTTGTTTTCAACCAGTAGGAAAAGACAAGGCAATTATTCATAAAGAAGGATTTAAAAATGAAGAAGATTATAATTTTTTAGTAAAATTATTTGGAAAAGAAAATTTGTTTGAGATTTCAGCAGATGAAATGTATCAAATGTTTTCTAATGTATTTTCAATTTCTAATGAAGTGGTTGTTTCTGAAAAAAACTTTTTTAGATTAAATAGCTGGTTACGCGCACAAGGTTTTATTGTTGAAGAAGTGCCTTATGCAGAAATATCTAAACAAGAAGGTTTATTAAGATGCTCAACAATGCCTTTAATAAGAGATAGAGTAAATAAACAACAAGCTTTTAAATTATTAAAAACAAATTAG